tattattttttgccttGTCACGTGTGGGGTCACTCACATTTCCGAAATTGGGTGAAGACGTTAAACATGTGCATGCATTTACCCTGCTTAAGGTTTTATGTTCTTTTATAacacacacttgtttttttAGGTGCACTGGCAGTCAAAGGCAGACTGTGGCTGACAAAAAGGCCGCAACAATGAGCAATAAAAGCAGCCCAGCTGTCTCACGTCGACATCGGATAGCACTCATATCAACGATTCATGCGGTTTCCATGCCGCCGGCGAGCCGGTAACTCAAAACCATGGGAATGAAAGAAGAGAAAGCGAGTTAATCCAGCTCACGTTTTAATGCTTAGCTTCATACAAAGCAGGTGTTTCCTTTTGCAGATCCTTGACGTTTTGGTTCCCGTTGTAACCTGTTGAAAATGTAACACATATGATCCAAAAAGATTTAGAGGTGATACAGGCCAGCAgctgttaaaaatatatatatacatctcaCCAAGAAGCAGAAATGTGCCGCTGGAAATTTCcatatgaaccccccccccccaaagctcAGAGGAAGTCATTCAATGTATAACTGCACATGTAATGGGACACAACTTTACACTTTGGGGAAATCCAGCAAATGGATCACAGCAAGGCTCAGTAAGAGATTCTTTTGACTTATTGTAAAGAGCAACTACAGATAcaggttcaagaaaaaaaaaaacagcacagaaATGTtcaggatcccccccccccccccccccatgttaaAATTTACTCTTGCTTTAGTAAATTTACTATTGCTTTAGTTGGAATCGGTTTCTGTCTTTACCTGAGAACTGAAATTACCACAGTGGAtacaataaataattaaatcaaggCAAAGGACATTTACAAACGATGTATAAGCACAGCGTTGCAACTACGGAGTTGTGAAGGATTGTCATTTCACCTTTCGAGCTTCAGAGCAGTCACAAAAAGAGGCAGGCATATTTGCATCACAACCGAAAGGCCAGAGTAACAAGAATCAGTTGTGTCTGGATTTCCACTGTGTGGTTCAAGTCACACAATTCCGATTTGTTCCCTCAACTTTCACAATTAGGATATGCGTCACGGCAGGGGAATgagaaaataataaacagaatTGAATGTCTTCAGATTAGACTCAGGCCACTTCCAAATGTGGATAAAAATCACTTTGGGCATCCGTACAGGTGGTGGTTTCATGTGATCGGATACGTGTCACTTGGAATGTAAATGGAAACtgactgtcaaaaataaaaaggaaatacaGTCATTCAATTGGAATTGGGCACTTGGGACTGAAATGTCAATCTCGCCAGAAAGAATATTTACCGGTAAATAAAGGGAGGTAACACAATCCCATCCAGTTCTCACAAAAGGAAACGGTTCTGAAAGGAGACTTTTTTCACCAGTGTACGCTTCTGCTGAGACTAAAAATCAAGTATGAATGTTGGACGTACTATACATCATATTCAGTGAATCCTCAACCATTTGCCATTTGTGAACTCACCTATGCTTGAATATTtctgaaaaacaactttttctttAAAGACCCAAAGGATGTCATCCAAATGTTAGTGCAGTCGTAACTCACAATTTAggtgcatttaaaaaagaaaaaaatcaaataatgtcaaaagcaattattttaaaGGGTATGAATGTTATGATTTGGAAATGGGATCATCGTTTGGGGCGGCctagtggtccagtggttagcgcagtgcagaggtaatgggttcaattccagctgcggcctccctgtatggagtttgcaagttctcccagggcctgcgtgggttttctccgggtactccgatttcctcccacattccaaaaacatgcatgtcaggctgattggtcactctaaattgtccctaggtgtgagtgtgagcgtggatggttgtttgtctctgtgtgccctgcgattggttggcaactgattcagggtgtcccccgcctactgcccgaagacggctgggataggctccagcaccccccgcaaccctagtgaggatcaagcggtacggaagatgaatgaatgaatgaataatttgccGGGGCTTTGACATCATCTTAGAGCCTGAcggaaagagcacaaaaaatgcaaatagctGAATTTGTGACTATGGAACAGCAAATGggcaggggttcactgtaaACTACTAATATAAGCAAATGTAATAATTTTTCACAGTACCTCAATTGTAGGTAGGCATAAGGAACTTATTATCTTCACATGTCGGGTTTATTGTGATCCCTAACCTAAGAGTGTGTCATAGTCCATGTACCAGGCGAGCGTGCCATCAGTGGGTTTCACTCCAGTGACGGGCCATTTGTTTGGCTCGTCCTTGACACGGCTCAGCTGAGTGACAAGCTCGTGTTTTCCCTTGCCCATCACCAGCAGCGCCACCCTGTGGGCTCGATTGATAGCGCTGAGCGTGAGGCTCATGCGGCGGTGCGGCTTAATGGGACTCTCGGTGAGGACCACCAGGCCGTTGTCACTATGGGCCGCTTTGGCGCCAGGGAAGAGGGAGGCCGTGTGTCCGTCATGGCCGACGCCGAGGAGTACAAAGTGGAACCTGGAGCCATTGACTAATCTGCTGATGTCTTCCTGATACAGCAGCGCTGCGGCATCGTCCTCCACGCACAGACGTTGCTTAAACTGCACCGGCATCGGGTGAATGTTGTAGTAGGGGATACGCACGTGCTGCAAAACGTGCTGCTGGATGTTGTGGAAGTTGGACTCCGGATCAGTCAATGGCACGCAGCGCTCGTCCACCATCCAAATATGGGTGTCGCTCCAGGGGAAGGAGAAATGGTGCAGGGCCAGCCTGTGGAAGAGCGCAATGGGTGTAGACCCGCCGGAGAGGGCCAGGTGGAAAACGCCGCCTTGAAGCACAGCCGCCTCCGCCGCTTCCTGGATGTCGGCGGCCAGACGCTCCACCAGCTCCTCAGGCCAGGCAGATACCATGTGAGCACCGCGGTACTTCCCTTGCATGACTAAGAAACTTTTTGCAGACTCAACTCCTAACTGGTCCGCCCCGAGAAGTACCACATCCCTTTTGTAAGCAATCTCCTTCCCTTTCAAATGGATATCCAGCAGGTCGCCGTTGTCGGCTCCTCCCGGGTAGACACGGGGAAACGAGCCGGCTAAACTCTCAAGCAACGGGGTCCACAGGTCCCAAGAGGCAAGGAGATTTTCGGTACTGATAAAACTATTTTTGTGTCCAGCAAAAATGTGAGAAATTAATTCCGCATAAGCTTCCCGCTGCACTGTTGGAGTTTGGACATAGTAGTCTGACAGAGGCGACCCTAGGACGTTAACATTTGTATGATCCGTCACTTCCTTCCACTCGCCCTCCGTCAGAGATGGCTTAAAAAGATTCTTGGAAACGAGAATGGCTGGGTATCGAAGGCTACCGTGTCCAAAGTAGAAGATTATCTCTTTGGGCTTGCAATAAAAGTCGTGCTGAAGACAGAACACGTCGTTCTTGAAAAGAACCCGTGCGTATCCCACTCGTTCGTCCAACATCTTCCCCGAGATCAGAAGGATGGGCACCCCGTCATACTGAGCCGAGTCCATGTGCGCCAACACAGCTGGAACAAAAAGTCAATTGAGAAAgtcagccccccaaaaaaagccacttCAGTATTTCTcataaaaaaatctgccattctGACCTGCAAATGTTGGCGTGATGCTGATGTAGTCTTTGGTCTTGTTGAGCTCCTGCTGAACCCCGGCTTGGTATGCTTGGTACTGGCCGACCACTGCCCGATTCTTGCCCAGGGGCAACAAAGAACTGAAGAGCCGCAGCTTGTTTTGGAGAAGTTCCTCGCCGTCAGTCACATTGGTAGGAAGCCGCATGGTTAGGAGAGCCATGACCTCTGTCAAGTGGTTCTGGATTACATCTCGGATCACGCCGTACTGGTCGTAGAAGTGAATACGACCTAGGAGGAAATAATGACAAGGACACATGCAGAATACAGCGGAGCATCCAAAGCGTgtagcgtttgcatgttctctccgcaTGTAGACCATGGGACGttgttcatatttttcaaatgtggacTTGTGGAGCCCTTTGAGACCCTTTTGAGATTTATTcagggctatataaataaacctGACTTGACTACATTCCCCGTGTCCCGTAATTGACTGCCGACCAGTACGTGGTGCACCCCATTTCTCTTatcaaaagtcagctgggacaggcacGACAGAAAATAGATGTGCCATGTTATTCACTGACGACCAGTCCAGGATGGACTAAGAGGTGTAAATTGGAAGGTACAGTCAGGCAAACAAATATCTGTACACACCAATGGGAACCGTGCTTTTTGGCTGGGAGTGGAAGAGCGAgtccccggagaaaagccacacaaacatggggagaccatgcaaactacAAAGAGATGTGGATATTCAAACCCTGAACTCTTGACCATGATGCAGAGGCTCTCACCACTACCGCCCCCGTTGATTATGGTGCCAAGTTGGATTACCTTGTACATCCAGAGTCTCTTTCAGTACAATCTCTATTCTCTCAATGTGGTGCTTGTTCCAGATGGGATCCAGGAACTTCTTGTTTTCTACTCTGAATGGAAGGATCTTTGAGACCACCTGATGCACAACAAAAGCAGGAAAGCAACCAATCAATCAAACGCAGAAGACTAGCAAATGACATTTACACGGTTGTCCTCACCTGCTTTCCCAAGTAATGGTCAATTCTGTACATTTCTTCATCACGCAAGGCCTCCCCGAGCTGAGCCGCAAGTGCCTGAGCGCTCCTCAGGTCGTGTCCGAAAGGTTTCTCCAGAACCACTCGGAACCAAGCCGCCCCGTCAACAGGCCTGCAGTTGGTGTTGATTTTATCCGCGATATCCGCGTACGCAAATGCCGGCACGGCGAGGTAGAAGAGTCGTCCGGCCTCGGTTAGCCCTTCCTCCTGAGCCTGCTGCTCAATTTGCTGGGCCAAATCCCGGTAATCATCATGGCTCTTGAGTTGCCGATACTGCGCTAGCCGCAAGAACTGCTCCTTGAGCAAAGCGCAGCGTTCATCAGAGACATCCTTGGGGCACGGCACCGCCTTCAGGATACCAAAGAATATCGGCATGGCCTTGTCCGCGGACAACAGTCCACCAGCATAGAAAGAGAAAGTGTTCCTGCTGACTTGATTCGAGTACAACTGGAAAAAGCCCTGCCAGAGGTACTTCTTTGCCAAGTCCCCTGTGCCCCCAACTACCACCACGGAAACATGGCCGCGACTTTGTTTCTCTTCGCCACGTCCTCTGTTGGCACACAGAGCGAGCAGAAGCAGAAATGTAGTTGCATACATGCTGCGGTGTTAAAGTGTCCAAACCCTGGATAGAAACAGAGACGTATCATCATTTAGACCCTGTCATAAGTTGTACAATTCTTGAGGTATTTTGCACAAATTACTAGCTGGAATACTggtttaagattaaaaaaaaaaaaaaaaaaagaatacattctGTAAATCAGACGTGCttggtgacaaaagaaacaatagtTACCTGTTTGAAAACCCACAAAATCATCTGACACATTGACAGTAGGAATGTAAAGAGTTGTGAGTGCAACATCTGTTCGCCAGTGACACAACATCCCTCTCCTTTATTGTTAATCCTGCTATTTGTTTTTTAGCAAATGTCCGTTCTGTAATTTGcataaacatgtttttagttggGGAAAGGAAGTTGGCTATTTATTTCGGTCAATGAGAAAAACTGTCCTCTGACGCTAATTGGAAAGTTGTGGCTTCGTGGAAGTGTAACGTGTAAGCTTGGTGGTCGCTGACTGGAGTTTTGCAGACCACAGGAAACTTTAATACTTATTGGAAGATGCAGCGTTATGATTTTATGCAGCGTTTCCCGAGAAAATGAGTTGACCTTCATTGCTAAATTGGCTTCAGGATCTTTTGTGCTGTGCAACATAACAGTTGGTTCCCTGAGGCTTCATCGGATGATCAGCTGCTTTCCATCCGGGCTTCAAGTGAGCTGTCGACTCGGAGGACTTTCAAGTCCCGGGGATGTTTCTCTCCCGTCAAACAGTCCCCCGCACTGAAACTCCGACGAGGATACGCTTGTACATACTCACAACGAGGGGGAGAACCAGCTGGCGAGGTACCGGGCGACGGCGAATCGGCGAGGGAGAGCACCAGCTAGCGAGCCAGCGAACGACGGCGAACGGCGAGAGAGAGCACGAACCAACTCGCTCAACGGTGGAAGCCAAACGACCTATTGCTCGCCAAACGATCTGCTGCTAGCCAAACCACCCGCTGCtagccaaccccccccaccccacccgctgCTAGCTAAACCACCCGCTGCTATCCAGACCACCCACTGCTAGCTAAAACACCAGTCGACCTACACCATACTCTACACATGcctcctcttgcctctccgtccggctgcagcagctgcatcCGCCTTGCCGAAAAGATTGCTGAACTGGAGCAGAGAATCTCCACACTTCACCATATCCGAGATGCTGAGCTGCAGATAGACACAATCATCTTCGGTCCTGGACAACCAGCGTTGCCATCTTTCACCGACACAGCTGCTGCCGCCAAACCTACTTCTCCCACAGTTGACAAGACCACCACTCCTGATCCCGCACCTGAAGACTCCCTGCTACTCGTCGATCCAGATGACACCTGGGCACGACTGGGTGCCAAGCCCAGGTTCATGTCCAGCTCCACCCCCCTCGAACCTGTGTCAGAAAATCCTGTCCACCCTTTCTCCTCCATTGCTCACCGCCGTTCTATCCCTCAGTTCACTCCGGCCCCGCAGCGCACTGTCCCTGGTCTGCTCCCGCGCACTTCCCCCTCCACAGACTGAACCTGCGCCAGATCCACTCTCCCTTCACCCACCCCTGCCTGTCCATTTCGCCCACTTTTTCCTCCGACCACCCCGATTGTTGGTGACTCCATAACCCGAAACCTCAGATTCTTCAACGCAACAACACACTGCTTCCCCGGAGCCACTGTTCCCATCATCCTTGCAAAACTCCCCAGCCTGCTTCATCCACTCCCACCATCTGTCCATCGAATTATTGTACAAGTAGGCTGCGTTGATGCATCCCACCGGCAGTCAGAAATCACCAAAGGTCACTTCAAcaatcttcttcagttccttAACTCGACCGGGAAATCAATTTTTATTAGCGGCCCACTCTCTCCGCACCGTGGCATGGGCATTTTCAGCCGCATTCTTAGCCTCCACACCTGGCTGCAAACTGCCTGCAGGACACATAATGTGGGCTTCATTGacaattttgatatattttggcaCCGTCCATCCCTTTTAAAGGCGGACGGTTTTCACCCCaacaaattaagataagatatcctttattcgtcccacactggggaaatttaagcAACAGAAtactggcagcaaatgtccagcaTGCTGTCCACCACTCCACAAGCTGACTAATCACAAATCACACACCTACACCTTCCCCCTCCTCCACTTTACCAACACCCGGCACTTCAGCTTGCCATAGTCCCCCTTACAGGCCCCAGTTGGCACTGTCTCATCCTGATCCTGTTGCCATCTACCccattcaatccatcatcacAGCCAGACACCCTCACTACTATGATaacaagagaaaatattttaaaatatcaaataccaaCCTCCGCCCACTCCCCAATCCTCACTGTCACCCACaaaccacaaaatcctcaaactggctctatttaacgcccgctcactcaacaacaaagcactcgTCTTACACAAATTCATAACTGACAATAACTTGGATTTCCTCTTTATCACCGAAACCTGGCACCAACACCTGGACTACTTCTCACTCAACCAAGCCGACCCACCTGGTTACACCTACATTGACAAGCCCCGCCTCACCGGCCGAGGTGGTGGGGtggcatcagtccataaaatagAGTTTTAAATCAGAACTATATCCACCTCAACCACtgagtcctttgaacacatcaccttcaaattccctggtccgtcccccaaaattcaaccCATCATTTTTATCAGACTTCTCCGATTTTGTCACACAGTTTTCACCTatctcacctttcactctgctccttggcgactttaacttccacatcgacaacaccaactgcaaacatgcctctgaatttcttgaccttttggactgccttaacttcactcaacatgtcaacttccccacccacacccacggtcacactctggacttggtctattccaccggtctcaccattgaaaaactctctagcaccaacctcaacaGTTCCAATCACCTGGCTATCactctggacctccacctccctaaccccattcccaaggtaaagcgcaccatatcattcagaaacctcaaatccgtttccccaactgacttctctacctccgtcctcaaccacttgtccatactacctcctccactgtcccatgaccccactgttctcaccaactactacaacagcactctctcctcctgtcttaaccaactcacccccatcaaaaccaaatctgtctccggctggtacaccccagaactccgcaaacttaaaacccgaaaacgccagctagaaagactctataaaaaatctggtttaactgttcatctcctcgccTACACTGATCACCTTCAGTTATACAAGACCACACTCAACTCCAGCCATTCCACCTACTACTCCAACTTTATccacaccgactccaacaaccaaaaggctctcttctccaccgtcaacaaactcctcaaacccagcgacaatatttcaacctctttcaccgttaacaaatgcaattcattcctatcccactttcaatccaaaatcgacatcctctacagtacactcaccacctcacctgtcccccctctcccttcctaccagcatccatcactccaactacttcacctctctctgaattcacacctgtctccatagccgtactcaccaatatcatttcaacaatgagttcctccacctgcacactggatcccatccAATCTTCCTTCAtcaagcactgctttcccaccatctcccacctcgtcatgaacattgtcaactcctccctcaactttgcctatgtcccctcctcactcaaactggctgtcgtaacccccatcatcaaaaaacccggactcaaccctgacatcatgagcaactttcgacccatctccaacctcccctttctgtccaaagtcgtcatctcaaattaaaacctacctaaacaacaaccaactttttgaacaatttcaatctggattccgcacacaatacagcactgaaacagccctccttaaaatcaccaatgacctcctcttcgcctctgactccggcctactctccatcctcatccttcttgaccttacagctgcctttgacaccatcaaccattccatcctactctctcgcctacaatccctaaacatcaccgacaaagtccttacctggctacactcatatctcacagacaggaaacaattcatacacataaacaactgctcttcctacactgccccactgtaccaaggtgtcccccagggttctgtgcttggtcctcttctcttcattctctaccttttacccctcggccaaatcatgcgtcatcatggtctccagttccactgctacgctgatgatgtccaattgtacaaatccaccaaatcatttaccccaacaacccactccaccctgtctaactgtctttcagatgtcaaatcctggttgcaaacaaactttctcactcttaactgtattaaatctcaactgcttataatcggtcctcggtccctcacccaaacaaccaccaactttaccctcactatagataacttcaccctgtccccctcctctcactgtcgcaacctctgtgtcctttttgataataacctctctttcgatcaacacatcacccaaaccaccaaaactgctttcttccaccccaaaaacatttctcgtctccgcccatcactttctttcaacactgctcaaaccctcatccacgccttcatcacctcccgccttgactactgcaatagtattctctatggtacaacctccaaactcctcaataaactacagtacatccagaatgccaccgcccaCCTACTCActcacacccgcactcgtgatcacatcacccccgtccttaaaaacctccactggctccccgttccccagcgtattcaatttaaactgctcctactcacctataaagcccttcacaatcaggccccctgCAATCattccgaccttctttaccaatacactccttcccgcaatcaccactcctcaaacacaaacctcctcgccatccccgtgaccaagctcaaaacctgggggaaacgagccttctctgtcgccgcccccaccctctggaacgctctaccacaacacatccgcaactgtactgaactccaatccttcaaatcatcccttaaaactcacctgttccgcaatgcttttcataccttttaatctcttttacacatttttcttttgttcatctaaatatgcttttttatcctgtgttttaagctcttgtaaagtgtctttgagtgtgatgagaagcgctttcaaataacatgtattattattattattattattattattaaacttTCAGGAGTCGCTTCCAACTATTTGCAATTGCACCCCGTCAACAGCACAGAAGAACATCACAACTGCAGTTACAAATAACCCAACTAAAGTAGTGCAATCGAGCAGTTTTCATGAGATCCGAAATCAGACATCATAAAACAGGAATCCAATAATCAATGAAAAGGCTGTTtagatttaatttattttttttaaatgcttcgcTGATGTTGATAGGGCGGCTTGGTAGTTGAGTGGTGAGCACGTTGactacacagtgcagagatactgggttcaattccagctccggccttcctgtgtggagttggcatgtgcttgcgtgggttttctccgggtcctccagtttcctctcacattccaaaaacatgcatggcaggctgattgaacactcaaaatcgtccctaggtgtgagtgtgagcgcgaatggttattcgtttctgtgtgccctgcaattggctggcaaccggttcaggatgtgccccacctgctgcccaaagacgactgagataggctccagcacccgccgcgaccctagtcaggatcaagtggttcggaaaatgaatgaatgagtgatgtTGATAGTGGCAGCATGGTGGGGCTTTGTGGTCATGCGTGCCTCACATATCTAAAATTTGGGGTCCCAAGCTTTCCTGTGCGGAGTCTGTTTGTTTTCCCCATTTTCGCTTGTTtgtatgtgcccccccccccccacacacacacacaaacacacgagtcTTGGCTTCTTTCTTTCTCAGAGGACATTTTCCTGGTCTTAGCCCTGCTCTAACATGCAAAGTGTCTTGAGATAATGGGTGATGTGATTTGGCGACATAAATAAGATTGACTCCATAGCACACTGTATATACAAAGTGACTTGCGCAAAGCACATTGAAAAGTATCTGAAAACATCAAGGGGGCTACACTTACACATGCCCCGTATCGACTAGACGCTGAAAAAATACATTCGATGTCACTAATCAACGTAAATCTAAATTCAATAAGGATATTAAGAAATGAAATCAAACCTACCCAAAATTCCGACGCGGTGGTAAAATGAAGACTGAAATGCTCCGCTGCAATTTGGGAAAGTCAAATCAAGAGCTACCAATTCCTGTGTTGCGTTGTCATGAGTGTAGTGATACTGGGACACCAGCCAGTGGGATTTGTACTGGTGGGAACTTTGTACTTTGCTCAGGGGCACTGAGCTTCTCTTGGTACAATAGTACCGCTGTCCATAATAGGCGAGAAAAGTTCAATGACCCTGCTGATTTCcgagaagatgaagatgaagataaATACGATTATATGTTTAACGATTAAATTAACAGCATTTGTTGTGCATCACATTTGGAAATAGCGAGAATTAAAGCTGAATGGGCCCTCAATCACTTTTTTTCACAGTGAAtccaaaaaataatcatcaaatGTTAATGTCATGCTCCATCCATGGTGTACCTAAAAAGTCTTTGTCAATTTAGCATCACCCATTTGTCAAGGACACCTTCCAAACTGGGGCTCATTTGCGCAAATTCCATGGTAGGACTTTGTGCCTTTGAGCCTTGGAAGTCgtctaaaatggccgacttcctgttaaaTTTTAGGTATGGTTCC
The DNA window shown above is from Hippocampus zosterae strain Florida chromosome 9, ASM2543408v3, whole genome shotgun sequence and carries:
- the h6pd gene encoding GDH/6PGL endoplasmic bifunctional protein; the protein is MYATTFLLLLALCANRGRGEEKQSRGHVSVVVVGGTGDLAKKYLWQGFFQLYSNQVSRNTFSFYAGGLLSADKAMPIFFGILKAVPCPKDVSDERCALLKEQFLRLAQYRQLKSHDDYRDLAQQIEQQAQEEGLTEAGRLFYLAVPAFAYADIADKINTNCRPVDGAAWFRVVLEKPFGHDLRSAQALAAQLGEALRDEEMYRIDHYLGKQVVSKILPFRVENKKFLDPIWNKHHIERIEIVLKETLDVQGRIHFYDQYGVIRDVIQNHLTEVMALLTMRLPTNVTDGEELLQNKLRLFSSLLPLGKNRAVVGQYQAYQAGVQQELNKTKDYISITPTFAAVLAHMDSAQYDGVPILLISGKMLDERVGYARVLFKNDVFCLQHDFYCKPKEIIFYFGHGSLRYPAILVSKNLFKPSLTEGEWKEVTDHTNVNVLGSPLSDYYVQTPTVQREAYAELISHIFAGHKNSFISTENLLASWDLWTPLLESLAGSFPRVYPGGADNGDLLDIHLKGKEIAYKRDVVLLGADQLGVESAKSFLVMQGKYRGAHMVSAWPEELVERLAADIQEAAEAAVLQGGVFHLALSGGSTPIALFHRLALHHFSFPWSDTHIWMVDERCVPLTDPESNFHNIQQHVLQHVRIPYYNIHPMPVQFKQRLCVEDDAAALLYQEDISRLVNGSRFHFVLLGVGHDGHTASLFPGAKAAHSDNGLVVLTESPIKPHRRMSLTLSAINRAHRVALLVMGKGKHELVTQLSRVKDEPNKWPVTGVKPTDGTLAWYMDYDTLLG